The genomic DNA CCTGCCCACACCGACAACAATAATAATACGCCTGCTCGCAGCTGAAGCGGCCAAACCCACTGAAGACCGGCCGTCGGGCATACCGCGTGATCTGCACGGCCAGTGCCGCCAGCAACGTCACCGACTGCGTCTCCAACCACAACAGCGTCACTTTCTGCTGATCTTGATTTTCCAACGCCGCTGCCAAGCGCTTGATCATTCCTCGCTCAGTGGCATGATTATCGCTCGTAGTTGTTGTTCCATCGGGTAACCTCCTGAAAGTTTCTTAAATGAAATTGGTAGGTTAGCCGATCTTTTGGTTTTTCTCTTTACCAACTTTCACTTGTCGCACCGTTTAACTTGATATGTTCTTGTCAATTAGCCTAATCGGATGGTATCATCTGCCCTCATTATAATCACGTTCACAGAGGTGGAAGCATCTTCTTGGGAAAGAACTAAATGCAGGTGAGAAGTAAGAAATTTTTCATTGAAACCTTTGGTTGCCAGATGAACGTTGTGGACTCAGAGCGAGCAGCGGAGCAATTGTATCAATCTGGGTATGAGCAGTGCCAAGATATTAGTGCAGCGGATGTGATTCTTTTTAATACGTGTTCTGTTAGGGAAAAGGCATCAGAGAAGATGTATTCAAGGATACATGCAATTAGGCGCTTGAAAAAGGAAGGCGCGTTTGTAGGGATTATGGGATGTGTTGCCCAGATAGAAGGGAAGAAGCTTATCGAGCGGTTTCCGGATGTTCGGTTGGTTGTTGGAACTCAAGCTGTTGGTAATTTGAAGCGTGCTTTAGGTAAGCTTGATGGTGGAGAAGAATTTGTGGTAGATGTGGTGTCTCCAAATCTTGCTAGGTTTGATGGAGTTGACGTTCGACGTCGTCTGGATAAGTATGTGGCATTTGTGACTGTCATGGAAGGGTGTGATAAGTTCTGTACTTTTTGCGTTGTTCCATTTACTAGGGGACGTGAGCGGAGCCGCTCTCCTGAAAGTATTCTTAGTGAGATGGTAAGACTATCGCAGCAGGGTGTTAAGGAAGTTCATTTGATTGGCCAAAATGTGAATAGCTACGGATTAGGCCGGAGAATTGAAGGGAAAAATAGGTTGAGTTTTGCTGGCTTGCTAAGCTTCTTAGCGGCAAGATCGGACATACCTAGGATTAAATTTACAACATCTCATCCGCGGGATTTCTCCTCTGAGATTGTCGAGGCGATTGAGACGTGGCCCCAGTTGTGTCCGTGGGTTCATCTACCGTTGCAATCTGGTTCTGATAGAGTGCTGGCTGCAATGAATCGGGGATATACTTGTAAAGGCTATTTGCAGAAGGTTGCGATGATTCGCCAGTCTTCTAGGAGAATAAGTTTAACCAGTGACATCATCGTCGGTTTTCCTGGTGAAACAGAGCAAGACTTTATTCGAACGCTTGATATGATTCGGGAGATCAAATTTGACAGCCTGTATGTATTTAAATACTCACCAAGGCCTCATACAGTGGCGGCGAAGTGGCCGGATACGGTATCTGATTCAGAGAAAACGGCTAGATTACAGGAGCTGGTGAAGGTACAACAAGAAGTTCAATCTGAGGTGTGGAGGGAGTATCTTGGGAAAACATTAAAAGTGTTAGTAGAGGGAAAGAGTGTTAAATCGGAGAACCATTGGACTGGACACTCCATGTGTCATAAGGTTGTAAATTTTGAGTCTTCCAGTGATAACCTTGAAGGAGTAGAAGTAACAGTCAAGGTTGATAAAGTAAATCCACATAGTTTGTTTGGCACCCATATACATTAACGGGGAGGTTAAAATGGAGCTAGAAGTAAAAGTCAGGGGACTAATATTGGATCCCACTAGTAATTCTCCAATCGTTATACTCAAGGATTTGACCTCTGATGCAATGTTACCGATATGGATCGGTGTATGTGAAGCAAATGCCATCGCTATGGAGATGGAGAAGTCTGTTGCTCAGAGGCCAATGACTCATGATCTGTTAAAGAACCTTATTGACCAGGTTGAAGCAAGAGTTGAGAAGGTGGTTATTAACGACTTGGTGGAAAATACTTTTTATGCTGTTATAGTTTTGTCGTTCAATGGCAAAACGTTGATTGTAGATTCGAGGCCTAGCGATGCTGTAGCAATAGCCCTGCGGACCGATAGCCCTATATTTGTAAGTGAAAGTGTGATGCGGAACTCAAAGAATACCTTTTCAAGTCTTGATTTTGAAGAAGTTGAGGATCGCAGCGCAGGGGAAGATGATTGGTCTGATATTGATGATGATCCTGGGAAGTACAAGATGTAATGCTTCCTAAGCAGAGGCAATGCTGCGGGGATGAAATGGTTACAAGGTCAGCAGTAATTGCAATAGCTAATCAGAAGGGAGGAGTTGGCAAAACCACAACTGCGTTGAATTTGGCAGCTGGTCTAGCGCGGCTTGGCTACGAATCGTTATTAGTTGATCTTGATCCGCAGTCCAACAGTTCATTGTCATTTCTCGATTTACGTGATATTCATGCATCTGTTTATGATTGGTTGGTAGATAATACTATTTCAAATGATCAGGTTGTTTATCACACTTCTTTCAAGGGGCTTGATATTTTACCTTCAAGAATCAACTTAGCAAAATTTGAGAGTCAAATGGCGGGTCAGTTTGATGCTCCGTATCGGGTTAAAGATAGACTTGAAGGGCTGAGGCATCGTTATAAGTTTGTTATACTTGATACACCGCCTACTTTGGGTCTGATAACTGTTAATGCACTCGTCGCTGCATCACATGTTCTTATACCAATCCAGTCATCCTACTTCGCGCTCGAAGGAACAGATGACCTACTAGAGACTGTGGAGAAGGTAAAAGCAAGGCCTAACCCCTCGCTAAGGCTCTTGGGAGTACTCGTCACCCTTTATGACAAGAGGACAACCCTCAGCAAAGACATATATAAACAGATAACGGAGGTTTTCGGTATGCAAGTGTTTCGGACAACGATAAGCAAGTCGGTTCGCCTCGAGGAAAGCCCCGCCTATAAAGAACCAATTTTTACTTTTGCACCGGAATCCAGTGGAGCGCGCGAGTATGAAAGGCTTGTGCAGGAGGTATTGAGCCGTGTCTAGGCGTGGGCTGCCTATGAACTTGAAGATGCGCCATGATGTTCATTTTGTTGAACAATTGGCAGCACGAAGAGGAGAGCCCGTTGGCCGCATGATCTCTGTGGATAGCATTGAGACTAATCCACAACAGCCTCGCGTGGATGTAGGAGATCTTTCTGATTTGCAGGCATCTATTCGTGAGAAGGGTGTGCTAGAGCCCTTATTAGTAAAGCCAGTCGGTTTTGGGCGCTACATGATCATCAGCGGCGAGAGGCGCTTCCGAGCGGCCATAGCTGTTGGTTTGAAAGAGGTTCCTTGCATTGAGCTTGATGTAGATGACGCTACTGCTGCTGAGATTGCTTTGATTGAGAATTTACAGAGGAAGGATTTGACAGTTTTTGAAGAAGCTGATGGATTGAAAGCACTTGTTGAGCGGTTTGGTTATACTCATCAAGAGATTGCCCAAAAGATCGGGAAAGCTAGATCCTCGGTGACTGAAATCCTATCGATAAGTTCTCTACCCGAAGAGATACGCGACTTATGTCGGCGCGCCGACATAACTTCAAAGTCACTTCTCCTAGAAATTGTGCGCCAACCTGACCTGGCCTCTATGAAGTCAATAATTCGCAGGATACAGCAGGAAGGGATTGGTAGAGACGATTTACGAAGAGAAAAGAGAGTTTTGGATAAGCCGCCTGAGGAGAAGAGGGCGGTATTCAAGGTTAAAGAGTCCAACTTCACACTAGAAATCAAATTCGCGGCAGCTCAAGTAACAAAGCAAGAGGTGATTTCGTGTCTTGAAAAGGTGATTTGTGGCCTCAAAACTGCAGATGAAATTTAATGGCCTCTTCTTTTTTTGATCTCAGACAAGTATCGTTTTCTTAGTTTTCGAGCCAACTTTTCGAGTGTGGGGCGTAACACTCTGAGCAAGCGATATCTCAGGCTCTTTTGTGAATTGACAAAGACGGTTAGGTGTTTTTCAACATAGGCTGCTACGGCTTGTTCCGCGTGGGAGCGCTTGACTCCGTGCGATAAAGTTAAGTGATAATGTTGACCGATCAGTGAGAGAAGTGTCGTAGTCACGTTTGATTTGAATGATAGTCTTCTGAGTAACCGTTTCATAAAAGAACGGTCGTGAAGCAAGGTTTTGAGTGCAATCTCTAGCCAAATTGGCGAGCCGGCTATTTTAGGGTGATATAGTCCCGGCAGCTCATCCCTCATTGACGGGTTTATGTTTGGGTCTTGAATCTGGTCTACCAGAACAATAGTGGTAATTCCTCGAAGATGAGCGTCAGGGACTGAGGCGAGCACGGCATGGATGTGCCTCAATAATTTTTTTTCATTCAGCTTAACAGAGGATTTATTTTCAATTTTGATAGCCATTTGTAATTACTTTGAGTGGAGAGCATGAAGTTTTTCAAGTTTTTTTTCAAGCTGAGTAAGTTTTCTGACCAACTCAGGGAGGTGTTGAAATAAGCGGCTTGCTTTGCGCCACTGGTAGTTATTCATAGCTGGGTATCCAGAGACTACTGAGTCAGGTGGTACGGAGCTGGGAATACCAGTTTGAGCTGTTGCCTTTACATTGTCTCCGATTACGAGGTGTCCTGCCACACCTACTTGGCCAGCGAGGACAACATTCCTTCCGAGGGTTGTGCTGCCAGCTAGCCCCACTTGTGCACAAAGAAGCGAGTTACTTCCAATGCTGCAACTGTGCCCAATCTGAACCAAATTGTCTATCTTGACTCCCACTCCGATCCGTGTTTCGCCGACGGCGGGGCGGTCTATTGTTGAGTTGGCACCAATCTCGACGTCGTCTTCGATGATCACCCGACCAGTCTGAGGTATTTTGTACCAGCTTTTGTCAGGCAGATGCGCATATCCAAAGCCGTCTGATCCGATGCACGCGCCATTTTGCAGAATAACTCTGTTGCCTAACCAAGAGTATTCGCGTATCACGCAGTTTGAGTGAATGACGACGTCATTTCCGATCGTTACGTTGTTGTATATTGTGCAATTAGGAAAGATGACCACGTTGTCGCCGATTTTTGTGTTAGATCCTATATAAGAGTGTGCACCAACCGATAGGTTTCGTCCCAATGTAGCAGAAGGTTCAATGGTCGCTGTAGGGTGAATAAAGCGCGGTGGGGGTGCTTGTTCGTGAAAGAGTTCAAGGCAAAGTGCGAAGGC from Blastocatellia bacterium includes the following:
- the miaB gene encoding tRNA (N6-isopentenyl adenosine(37)-C2)-methylthiotransferase MiaB, whose protein sequence is MQVRSKKFFIETFGCQMNVVDSERAAEQLYQSGYEQCQDISAADVILFNTCSVREKASEKMYSRIHAIRRLKKEGAFVGIMGCVAQIEGKKLIERFPDVRLVVGTQAVGNLKRALGKLDGGEEFVVDVVSPNLARFDGVDVRRRLDKYVAFVTVMEGCDKFCTFCVVPFTRGRERSRSPESILSEMVRLSQQGVKEVHLIGQNVNSYGLGRRIEGKNRLSFAGLLSFLAARSDIPRIKFTTSHPRDFSSEIVEAIETWPQLCPWVHLPLQSGSDRVLAAMNRGYTCKGYLQKVAMIRQSSRRISLTSDIIVGFPGETEQDFIRTLDMIREIKFDSLYVFKYSPRPHTVAAKWPDTVSDSEKTARLQELVKVQQEVQSEVWREYLGKTLKVLVEGKSVKSENHWTGHSMCHKVVNFESSSDNLEGVEVTVKVDKVNPHSLFGTHIH
- a CDS encoding bifunctional nuclease family protein, which translates into the protein MELEVKVRGLILDPTSNSPIVILKDLTSDAMLPIWIGVCEANAIAMEMEKSVAQRPMTHDLLKNLIDQVEARVEKVVINDLVENTFYAVIVLSFNGKTLIVDSRPSDAVAIALRTDSPIFVSESVMRNSKNTFSSLDFEEVEDRSAGEDDWSDIDDDPGKYKM
- a CDS encoding ParA family protein, which encodes MLPKQRQCCGDEMVTRSAVIAIANQKGGVGKTTTALNLAAGLARLGYESLLVDLDPQSNSSLSFLDLRDIHASVYDWLVDNTISNDQVVYHTSFKGLDILPSRINLAKFESQMAGQFDAPYRVKDRLEGLRHRYKFVILDTPPTLGLITVNALVAASHVLIPIQSSYFALEGTDDLLETVEKVKARPNPSLRLLGVLVTLYDKRTTLSKDIYKQITEVFGMQVFRTTISKSVRLEESPAYKEPIFTFAPESSGAREYERLVQEVLSRV
- a CDS encoding ParB/RepB/Spo0J family partition protein → MNLKMRHDVHFVEQLAARRGEPVGRMISVDSIETNPQQPRVDVGDLSDLQASIREKGVLEPLLVKPVGFGRYMIISGERRFRAAIAVGLKEVPCIELDVDDATAAEIALIENLQRKDLTVFEEADGLKALVERFGYTHQEIAQKIGKARSSVTEILSISSLPEEIRDLCRRADITSKSLLLEIVRQPDLASMKSIIRRIQQEGIGRDDLRREKRVLDKPPEEKRAVFKVKESNFTLEIKFAAAQVTKQEVISCLEKVICGLKTADEI
- the lpxD gene encoding UDP-3-O-(3-hydroxymyristoyl)glucosamine N-acyltransferase: MKLSEIAKKINATLIGEDIQITGVESLERAQPDHLTFLSNPIYKKFIKTTKAGAIITSPEITFSSFNGSVLHHPNPYLAFALCLELFHEQAPPPRFIHPTATIEPSATLGRNLSVGAHSYIGSNTKIGDNVVIFPNCTIYNNVTIGNDVVIHSNCVIREYSWLGNRVILQNGACIGSDGFGYAHLPDKSWYKIPQTGRVIIEDDVEIGANSTIDRPAVGETRIGVGVKIDNLVQIGHSCSIGSNSLLCAQVGLAGSTTLGRNVVLAGQVGVAGHLVIGDNVKATAQTGIPSSVPPDSVVSGYPAMNNYQWRKASRLFQHLPELVRKLTQLEKKLEKLHALHSK